In the Phaseolus vulgaris cultivar G19833 chromosome 7, P. vulgaris v2.0, whole genome shotgun sequence genome, one interval contains:
- the LOC137829622 gene encoding uncharacterized protein isoform X2, with translation METATHPAATTTETATHPGATTTEMTTHLQQRRQRQRNCRNDDGNAPCSNSDDNTLCNGNGLCNGDDNAFYNNAFLCSEGGQPLQPYHPEDWLKPNVVLEAFEVRAARICVAYAQNLSKFSNPEESK, from the exons ATGGAAACGGCTACTCATCCTGCAGCAACAACGACGGAAACGGCTACTCACCCTGGAGCAACGACGACGGAAATGACAACTCACCTGCAGCAACGACGACAACGGCAACGCAACTGCAGAAACGACGACGGCAACGCACCCTGCAGCAACAGCGACGACAACACACTCTGCAACGGCAACGGCCTCTGCAATGGCGACGACAATGCATTCTACAACAATGCGTTTCTCTGCTCCGAAGGAGGCCAACCTCTTCAACCTTATCATC CTGAGGATTGGTTGAAGCCTAATGTTGTGTTGGAAGCATTTGAAGTCAGGGCTGCTAGGATATGTGTTGCTTATGCTCAAAATCTTAGCAAGTTCTCTAACCCAGAAGAGAGTAAATGA
- the LOC137829356 gene encoding uncharacterized protein, with the protein MKSSVKDWGPRPFKTIDAWFMEPGFKDFVKEKWCSYNVPGNSIYRLKEKLKLLKVDLKEWNRNEYGCLETKKKQILRHIEDLDVIDDNNSLEEHDKLRRMELFSHLRLIDKQVESLCRQKSRANWFKLGDSNSKFFHSAIRWRRLKNEVKGVEIDHQWCEEPKVIRREAKNTFNQRFLATHDVEVNLGFVEFKTLPVEDVLSLVIDESQSAFLKDRGMLDSVLMANEVVEEITRKQRSGICLKVDYEKAYDSVRWKFLFDMLQRLGFHSKWIAWVRGCLESSSVSVLVNGSPTEEFKPSRGLR; encoded by the exons ATGAAATCTTCGGTAAAAGATTGGGGGCCTAGACCTTTCAAAACCATTGATGCATGGTTTATGGAGCCTGGCTTCAAGGATTTTGTGAAGGAGAAATGGTGTTCTTATAATGTGCCGGGGAATAGTATTTATAGActcaaagaaaaattgaagCTTCTAAAGGTTGATCTTAAAGAGTGGAACAGAAATGAGTACGGGTGTCTAGAGACCAAGAAAAAGCAAATTTTAAGGCATATTGAGGATCTCGATGTTATTGATGACAACAACTCTCTTGAGGAGCACGATAAGTTGAGAAGAATGGAGTTGTTTAGCCATCTGAGGCTGATTGATAAGCAGGTGGAATCTCTTTGTAGACAAAAATCTAGAGCAAACTGGTTTAAGTTGGGGGATTCAAATTCTAAATTCTTCCATAGTGCAATAAGGTGGAGAAGACTTAAAAATGAGGTCAAAGGTGTAGAGATTGATCACCAATGGTGTGAAGAGCCGAAAGTTATTCGAAGGGAAGCAAAGAATACTTTTAATCAAAGGTTCTTGGCTACACATGATGTTGAAGTTAATCTGGGTTTTGTGGAGTTCAAAACCCTTCCAGTGGAG GATGTCCTATCTCTGGTCATTGATGAGAGTCAGTCAGCTTTTTTGAAGGATCGTGGAATGTTAGATAGTGTCCTTATGGCAAATGAGGTGGTTGAGGAGATAACTAGAAAACAAAGGAGTGGGATTTGTTTAAAGGTGGACTACGAAAAGGCGTACGACTCGGTTAGGTGGAAATTCCTCTTTGATATGTTACAAAGGCTGGGATTCCACTCTAAATGGATTGCATGGGTCAGAGGTTGCTTGGAGTCGTCTTCTGTGTCTGTTTTGGTTAATGGTAGCCCTACAGAGGAATTTAAACCTTCTAGGGGGTTAAGATAG
- the LOC137829622 gene encoding uncharacterized protein isoform X1, whose product METATHPAATTTETATHPGATTTEMTTHLQQRRQRQRNCRNDDGNAPCSNSDDNTLCNGNGLCNGDDNAFYNNAFLCSEGGQPLQPYHPAEDWLKPNVVLEAFEVRAARICVAYAQNLSKFSNPEESK is encoded by the exons ATGGAAACGGCTACTCATCCTGCAGCAACAACGACGGAAACGGCTACTCACCCTGGAGCAACGACGACGGAAATGACAACTCACCTGCAGCAACGACGACAACGGCAACGCAACTGCAGAAACGACGACGGCAACGCACCCTGCAGCAACAGCGACGACAACACACTCTGCAACGGCAACGGCCTCTGCAATGGCGACGACAATGCATTCTACAACAATGCGTTTCTCTGCTCCGAAGGAGGCCAACCTCTTCAACCTTATCATC CAGCTGAGGATTGGTTGAAGCCTAATGTTGTGTTGGAAGCATTTGAAGTCAGGGCTGCTAGGATATGTGTTGCTTATGCTCAAAATCTTAGCAAGTTCTCTAACCCAGAAGAGAGTAAATGA